The following proteins are encoded in a genomic region of Bacteroidota bacterium:
- a CDS encoding helix-turn-helix domain-containing protein: MKDLINIREIVKVQNLENEYDLQKALLLDRKLRLMVKEDSSLKAMQTKVFDLIKAYEDENWSNSESITDKQVEEADNAELLVEMERKFIAYRKVTIRKRLKSYDMTQQDLGVLLGHKKSYMSELINGISQFSLKDLIIIHRILIIELSKLIPTYLQKETSEKVRKSISKLNKPKLKLRKRDLIMSE; the protein is encoded by the coding sequence ATGAAAGATTTAATAAACATAAGAGAAATAGTAAAAGTTCAAAACTTAGAAAATGAATATGATTTGCAAAAAGCTTTATTGCTTGATAGAAAATTACGGTTAATGGTAAAAGAGGATTCATCACTAAAAGCAATGCAAACAAAAGTTTTCGATTTGATTAAAGCTTATGAAGATGAGAATTGGTCAAATAGTGAATCAATTACTGATAAACAAGTGGAAGAAGCTGATAATGCAGAATTATTAGTTGAAATGGAAAGAAAATTTATTGCATACCGTAAAGTAACTATCAGAAAAAGATTAAAAAGCTATGATATGACTCAACAAGATTTGGGGGTTTTGCTTGGGCATAAAAAATCTTATATGTCGGAATTAATAAACGGTATATCTCAATTTTCTCTAAAAGATTTGATAATTATTCATCGAATATTAATAATTGAGTTATCTAAATTGATTCCAACATATCTTCAAAAAGAAACAAGTGAAAAAGTGAGAAAATCAATCTCTAAATTGAATAAACCAAAGTTAAAACTTAGAAAGAGAGATTTGATAATGAGCGAATAA
- a CDS encoding type II toxin-antitoxin system HigB family toxin translates to MNLINKGLLERLKRKNRGNVKLAKSIDKLILDIEQNEWNSQLELKQTRSDADCIHGKGFYFFNLNVHRTMVLIEFDEDKRSRIVWVGSHQDYNKTFKNNRNTIKKWLKDNDWI, encoded by the coding sequence GTGAATTTGATTAATAAGGGGCTACTCGAAAGGCTCAAAAGAAAAAATAGAGGTAATGTGAAATTGGCAAAATCAATTGATAAGCTAATTTTAGATATTGAGCAAAATGAATGGAATTCTCAATTAGAATTAAAACAAACGAGGTCTGATGCTGATTGCATTCATGGTAAAGGATTTTATTTTTTCAATTTGAATGTTCATCGGACTATGGTTTTAATTGAATTTGATGAAGATAAACGGTCAAGAATTGTTTGGGTTGGCTCACATCAAGATTATAATAAAACTTTCAAAAACAATAGAAATACGATTAAAAAGTGGCTAAAGGATAATGATTGGATTTAA